From Kitasatospora sp. MAP12-44:
CTCTTCGAGCAGGTCTCGCTCGCGGAGGACTTCGTCGACTTCCTGACGCTGCCAGGCTACGCACTGCTCGGCTGAGCCGCTTACTGCCGTTTCGTACGGTCCACCGGGGCAACCTGTCCCCAGTGGACCGTGCGCTTTCTCTCCGAAAGGTTCCACCCTCATGGTCCGCATGTTCCTCAACGGCCAGGCGATGCGCGGCGGCGAGTTCAACGCCCTGCTCGGCGACGCCCCGCTGCTCGGTGTCGTCCGCACCGCGCCCGGCCACCGCTTCTTCTCCATCCGCGACGTCTGCCCCGGCCTGCTGCCCGACCCGTCGGTGACCACCGCGATAGAGGGCGAGCTGTACGAGGTGAGCCCGGAGCTGCTGCGTGACGTGGTGCTGCCCGGTGAGCCGCGCGAGCTGGAGTTCGGGATCATCAAGCTGGAGGACGGCAGCGCCTGCTTCTCGATGGTCCTGGCCCGCGGCGAGCTGGAGCGCGGCGTGCACAAGGAGATCACCGAGTTCGGCGGCTGGCGGGCCTATCTGGCCACCCTCGGCAGGACGTTCTAACCCGCGCCGCCGCTGCGCAGGACATCCGCGAAGACCGCGGCCTGGGCCTGCATCTGGTTCTTGATGGTCTCCAGTTCGCCGGCGTGCGGAGCCATCAGGGCCCGCTGGCGGTCCACCTCGGCGGTGAACCAGACGCCGACGACGTTGCCCTGCTGCTTGCAGTCCACGTCCGCCTGGGCGGTCAGCAGCTCGGTCGGGCTCGCCGTCGGGCCGCCGAAGGCCTTGTCGTTCACCGCGTCCAGCGGGGTGGCGTAGTGGAACCCCTTGGCGAGCATGCAGGTGGACCAGGCCTCGAACACTTTCTGCACAGCCGGCACCTTCATGGAGTCGGCAAAACTCTCGTCGCTGATCTGCTGGACCAGTGCGGCCTCTCCGAGGAAGGTCGCACCGTCCTGCAGTTTCGTGTGCATCTCGCCCGCGCAGCCGTTCGGGCCGACCGGTTGACCGTGATAGGTCGTGGCGGTTCCGGGTTTTCCGGGAGTTCCGTTCCCGGCGAGTACGAGTTGGTACCCCGGGTCCGTGTTCTCCGGTGCCTCCTTTTTCGGGGCGGAATTCGGAAGATATCCCTGGTCGGCCGGTCCGAAATGATATCCGGTGGTTTTCGCCTGCTCCGGACTGGTCACCCCGTATCGCATTTCGGTCTGCGTCGCGGGTCCGCTCTTTGCAGTGGGGGGAGTGCCATTGAAGGTCAGACCGTAGCGCTTTACGCAACTTGAGATCAGGAGTTCCGAGGCTTTGCTGAGCTGGAGCGAGGTGTCCGGGCTCAGCTGGTAGTCGGCGGTCGGCAGCCGCAGCGCGGTGCTGTTCAGGACGGTGGGGGTGGCGGCCGGCGAGGGGGCGGCGGCATCGGCGGCACCGGAGCAGCCGGAGGCCGAGGCCAGCACGCCCGCGCAGCTCACGGCGGCCAGCAGGGCGGGCAGGATGCGGAAGGAACGGGACATGCCGGGGACTCCTCGTCGAACCGGGTGGGGACGATGGCGGCGGCCGGCCGGGGCGAACCCCCGGCCGACCGGCCGACCCTGCATCAGGAGAAGCTGATGGCGGCGTCCTCGTTGTAGGTGTTGACCAGGCGGGCCTCGCCGCTGTACGGGGCCAGGGTGTCGTAGGAGCCGGCGTAGTTGGAGTTGTACCAGATGAACGCGTAGCTGCTGTCGTTGTTCCAGGCCGAGGCCGCGTTGTTCTTCACGGAGCCATCGGACGGGAACGAGTAGCCCGCGAGGTTCGGGACGTTGCCGTAGAAGGTGACCGACTCGCCGGCGTAGTTCGAGTTGTAGTAGAGCGTGACCGAGTTGGCCGAAGCGGTGCCGGCCAGGCCCAGGGTGGCGAGAGCGGCGGCAGCGACGCCGAGACCGACGACAGACTTGATGCGCATGGGTTTTCCTCCGTTGAAGTGCTGGGCATTCCTTTCGGCAGGTTCCGGGGTTCCGGGTTGTTCCCCCTGCCGACACCTGAAAATTTACGCGCGGCCCATTCGGGCGGCAATGCCGTTTGTTTAGCGGCTGCTTACAGGTGTCGGACCGGTCTTTATCCGGGCATTGTCGTGCGAATTCGGGCGCGCTGACCCGCCGCCGGCTCCATCGCGGACCGGGCGTACTGCATGGACTGCCGGATCGCGTAGTGCACCAGCAGCCGCCCGTACACCTCCTGGCGGACGCCGTCGGGGGTCCGACTGGTCAGCGGCCCGTGCTGCTGGGCGCCGCCGAGCAGGGCGTCCCGCAGGGCGCCGTGCTGTTCGGCGCCGCGAGCGAGGACGTCGAGCAAGTCGGCGGCGGGCACGGCCGGATCGAGCAGGGTGGTGACCACATCGGGCGCGATCACCCGCAGCAGTCGGCCGCCCAGGCCTGCCAGGAACGAGCCGTCGGGCGAGCGCCGTTCGCTCTGGACGGGAATCCGGACGGCCGGCAGGCGCCAGACCAGCGCGATGCCCCCGGCCGTGGCGGTGGCGATCAGTTCGGGGTCGAGCGGCAGCCGGTCGACCAGCAGCAGGCTTCTCGGACCGACCGAGCGCAGCAGCGTCCTGGGCGACTCGCCGTCCAGCAGGGCCACGTCCAGGACCGCCCCGCTGCCGCGCTCCACCAGTCCGCTGACCCGCAGCCGGGCGGTCTCGCCCGAACTCTCGGGCAGCTCGACCTGCTCCTCCTGCAGGAGCAGGACGCGCCGACCGCGCCAGTGCGCGTTCGGGGTGTCCGGCGCCGCCAGCGGGCGGACGGCGGAGCTGAAGAGCGCGTGCAGCGGGCCGCTGCCCAGGCGCTCACGGGCCTGGAAGATGCTCGCCTTGTTGGGCAGTCGCTCGTCGGCCCAGAGCCCTCCCCAGCGCAGCCCGGAGGTGAGGCGGCGCATCACGTCCAGATAGGGCGCGGGGGAGAACAGGGCCATGGCGAGGACGAAGTAGACCATCAACCGCGCCGACAGCAGGCGCTTGCGCTGCTCGGTCCGCCCGCAGGCGGCGACCGCGGAGTCGACCGCGTCCGCGGGGTAGGTGTGGATCAGCAGGCCGATCCCTGCGACATCGGCGACATCGGACACGGCGACTCCTCTGCGTGGGCGGGGAGCGGCCAGCTTTTCCGACCCCGTCGGCGGTGTCACCGGTCCTGAGCTGGCACCTAGGTGCGTGGCCCCAAGCTGCCTGCGCGCGGGTGCTGCGCATGCGGATGGTGCGTTCCGTACGGCTTTGCGGGGAGATCGGGGGGTCTTCCTGGTGGGATCGCCAATGGTGGAGCTTCAACGAGTTGTTGAAGATGGGCCCACTGGACTCTTGACGCCTCGTCGGGCTGCGTCCTACCTTTATTTCGCATACCAAAACCAAATTTCCGTATCGTGGAACTGACCGCAGGAGTAACCCGATGCCTCGAATGACAGCCGCCCGCGCGGCGGTGGAGATCCTCAAGCGCGAGGGCGTTGACGTCGCATTCGGCGTGCCCGGCGCTGCGATCAACCCCTTCTACGCCGCCCTCAAGGCATCCGGCGAGATCCGCCACACGCTCGCCCGGCACGTCGAGGGCGCCTCGCACATGGCCGAGGGCTACACCCGGGCCAAGGCCGGCAACATCGGTGTCTGCATCGGCACGTCGGGCCCGGCCGGCACCGACATGATCACCGGCCTCTACTCGGCGATCGCCGACTCGATCCCGATCCTGTGCATCACCGGCCAGGCTCCGGTCGCCAAGCTCCACACCGAGGACTTCCAGGCCGTCGACATCGCCTCGATCGCCAAGCCGGTGACCAAGGCCGCGACGACCGTCCTGGAGGCCGCGCAGGTCCCCGGCGTCTTCCAGCAGGCCTTCCACCTGATGCGCTCCGGCCGTCCGGGCCCGGTCCTGATCGACCTGCCGATCGACGTCCAGCTGACCGAGATCGAGTTCGACCCCGAGACGTACGCGCCGCTCCCGGTCTACAAGCCGGCCGCGACCCGCCCGCAGATCGAGAAGGCGATCCAGTTCCTGCTGGACTCCGAGCGCCCGCTGATCGTCGCCGGTGGCGGCATCCTCAACGCCGACGCCGCGGACCTGCTGGTCGAGTTCGCCGAGCTGACCGGCACCCCGGTGATCCCGACCCTGATGGCCTGGGGCGCCATCGCCGACGACCACGAGCTGAATGCCGGCATGGTCGGCGTGCAGACCTCGCACCGCTACGGCAACGCGAACTTCCTGGCGTCGGACTTCGTCCTGGGCATCGGCAACCGCTGGGCCAACCGCCACACCGGCTACAAGCTGGACGTCTACCGCGGCGAGCGCAAGTTCGTCCACGTGGACATCGAGCCCACCCAGATCGGCCGGATCTTCGCGCCGGACTTCGGCATCGCCTCCGACGCCAAGGCCGCGCTGGAGCTCTTCATCGAGGTGGCCAAGGAGCTCAAGGCCGCCGGCAAGCTGCCCGACCGCAGCGCGTGGGTCGCCGAGACCCAGGAGCGCAAGGCCACCCTGCAGCGCCGCACCCACTTCGACAACGTGCCGATGAAGCCGCAGCGCGTGTACGAGGAGATGAACAAGGCGTTCGGCCCGGAGACCCGCTACGTCACCACCATCGGCCTCTCCCAGATCGCCGGCGCGCAGATGCTGCACGTCTACAAGCCGCGCCACTGGATCAACTGCGGCCAGGCCGGCCCGCTCGGCTGGACCATCCCGGCCGCCCTCGGTGTCGCCACCGCCGACCCCGAGAGCCCGGTCGTCGCGCTCTCCGGCGACTACGACTTCCAGTTCATGCTGGAGGAGCTGGCCGTCGGCGCCCAGCACAAGATCCCGTACGTCCACGTGCTGGTGAACAATGCCTACCTGGGCCTGATCCGCCAGGCGCAGATCGGCCTGGACATCAACTTCCAGGTCAACCTGGAGTTCGAGAACATCAACTCCCCGGAGCTGGGCGTCTACGGCGTCGACCACGTCAAGGTGGTCGAGGGCCTGGGCTGCAAGGCGATTCGGGTCACCGACCCGAACGAGCTGGGCGCCGCCTTCGAGCAGGCCAAGAAGCTCGCCGCCGAGTTCCAGGTGCCGGTCGTGGTCGAGGCGATCCTGGAGCGGATCACCAACATCGCGATGAGCAAGACGGCCGACATCAGCGACATCAGCGAGTTCGAGGAGCTGGCCACCGAGCCGGGCCACGCTCCGACGGCGATCAAGCCGCTGAAGGTCTGATCTGACCGACCGAAGGGCCCCGCAGACGCTTGCGTCTGCGGGGCCCTTCGCGTTGGGCGGGGGAGGGGTACCACAGGCGGGCACGCCGCAGCCCCGGACCCTCGCCGTGGGTCCGGGGCTGCGGTCCGTACGCCCCGGCTGGGGCGGACGGAGTCCGGGACACGCACCGTCCCTGGGCGGCCCGGAGTTCAGGGGAAGGGATCAGCCGCGGGCGGCGAGCTCGCGAGCGGCCTTCGCACAGGCCAGGGCGATCCGGTCCTCGTTGACCGTGGTCAGGTTGCCCTTCTCGACGACGGCGTTGCCGTTGACGAAGAGCACCGACAGCGGCGGCAACGCGCCCAGCGTCAGGGCGGCCACCGGGTCGGCGATCGAGGAGTGCATGATGCCGTCGATCTTCCAGAGCGCCAGGTCGGCGAGCTTGCCGACCTCGATCGAGCCGATCTCGTTCTGCCGGCCCAGCACCCGAGCGCCGCCCATGGTGCCCAGGCGCAGCGAGCTGCGCGCGGTGAGCGCCTTCGGGCTGCCGTGCAGGCGGTTGATCAGCAGCGCGTTGCGCAGCTCGGTGCCCAGCTCGCCGGACTCGTTGGAGGCGGTGCCGTCCACGCCCAGGCCCACCGGCACGCCGGCCTTGAGCATGTCCGGGACGCGCGCGATGCCGGCCGCCAGGCGGGCGTTGGAGGACGGGCAGTGCGCGACACCGGTGCCGGTCTCGGCGAACTTGGCGATGTCCGAGTCGTTCATGTGGACGCAGTGCGCCATCCAGACGTCCTCGCCCAGCCAACCGGTGGACTCGAAGTAGTCGGTCGGGCCCATGCCGAACAGCTCCTTGCAGAACTGCTCCTCCTCGGCCGTCTCCGAGCCGTGGGTGTGCAGCCGCACGCCCTTGCGGCGGGCCAGCAGGGCGGCCTCGCGCATCAGTTCGGTGGAGACCGAGAACGGCGAGCAGGGCGCGATGGCGATCTGCAGCATCGAGTCGAAGGAGGCGTCGTGGTAGCGGTCCACGGCGGCCTCGGAGGCGATCAGGATGTCCTCGGTCTTCTCGACCGCGTGGTCCGGCGGCAGGCCGCCGTCCTTCTTGCTGCGGTCCATCGAGCCGCGCAGCGCGGTGAAGCGCATGCCGAGCTCCTGGACGGCCTCGATCTCGGCGCCCAGGATGTCGCCGCCGTCCTTGGGGAAGACGTAGTGGTGGTCGCTCGCGGTGGTACAGCCCGACTTGAGCAGCGCGGCGGCCGAGCCCTGGGCGGCGGCGTGCACGAGCTTGTCGTCGATCCGCGACCAGGTCGGGTAGAGCGCGACCAGCCAGTCGAAGAGGATGTTGTCCTGGGCCAGGCCGCGGGTGATCCACTGGTAGAAGTGGTGGTGGGTGTTGACCAGGCCCGGGGTGATCAGATGGCCTTCGCCGTTGATCCGGCGCACCACGTTGTCCAGCCACTGCGGCGCGGGGCCGTCGCCGACCGACTCGATCTTGTTGCCGAGGATCACGACGTGGCCCCGGGTGTACTCGGTGTCGTTGGCATCGACCGTGGCGATGGCGACGTTCTCGATCACGATCCGCTGGTCGGCGGGCGGAGGCTGGACGGCCATGGTGTCTCTCCTAGGGAGCGGTGGGGGAGGAGCGACCGCCGTCGGAGCTGGTGTTGTCCCGAGGGCGGGACGGCGGTGCGAGAATCCCTCGGGCGCCACGATGCTCCGTACCGTCCGGGCCCGCGGGGAGGCGGTGGTGGGGGCGGTACGGAGCGGATCGCTTCGCGGTCAGGCGACCGGGATGACCGGGACGACGCCCTCGCGGTGCACGGTGCCCTCGATCAGGCCGTACATCCGGTCGGCGGCGTAGTACACCTCGTTGTCGTTCTTGAGGCCGAACGGCTCCAGGTCGACCAGGAAGTGGTGCTTGTTGGGCAGTTCGAGGCGGACCTCGTCGACCTCGGCCCGGTTGTTCAGCACCCGGGTGCCCATCGCGTGCAGGGTCTGCTGCAGCGAGTAGGAGTAGGTCTCCGCGAACGCCTCCAGCATGTGCCGGCGGACGTGGCTGTAGGACCGGTTCCAGTTCGGCTGGGCCTCGTCGTCCA
This genomic window contains:
- a CDS encoding gamma-glutamylcyclotransferase encodes the protein MVRMFLNGQAMRGGEFNALLGDAPLLGVVRTAPGHRFFSIRDVCPGLLPDPSVTTAIEGELYEVSPELLRDVVLPGEPRELEFGIIKLEDGSACFSMVLARGELERGVHKEITEFGGWRAYLATLGRTF
- a CDS encoding peptidase inhibitor family I36 protein, whose protein sequence is MRIKSVVGLGVAAAALATLGLAGTASANSVTLYYNSNYAGESVTFYGNVPNLAGYSFPSDGSVKNNAASAWNNDSSYAFIWYNSNYAGSYDTLAPYSGEARLVNTYNEDAAISFS
- a CDS encoding transposase domain-containing protein encodes the protein MSDVADVAGIGLLIHTYPADAVDSAVAACGRTEQRKRLLSARLMVYFVLAMALFSPAPYLDVMRRLTSGLRWGGLWADERLPNKASIFQARERLGSGPLHALFSSAVRPLAAPDTPNAHWRGRRVLLLQEEQVELPESSGETARLRVSGLVERGSGAVLDVALLDGESPRTLLRSVGPRSLLLVDRLPLDPELIATATAGGIALVWRLPAVRIPVQSERRSPDGSFLAGLGGRLLRVIAPDVVTTLLDPAVPAADLLDVLARGAEQHGALRDALLGGAQQHGPLTSRTPDGVRQEVYGRLLVHYAIRQSMQYARSAMEPAAGQRARIRTTMPG
- the gcl gene encoding glyoxylate carboligase codes for the protein MPRMTAARAAVEILKREGVDVAFGVPGAAINPFYAALKASGEIRHTLARHVEGASHMAEGYTRAKAGNIGVCIGTSGPAGTDMITGLYSAIADSIPILCITGQAPVAKLHTEDFQAVDIASIAKPVTKAATTVLEAAQVPGVFQQAFHLMRSGRPGPVLIDLPIDVQLTEIEFDPETYAPLPVYKPAATRPQIEKAIQFLLDSERPLIVAGGGILNADAADLLVEFAELTGTPVIPTLMAWGAIADDHELNAGMVGVQTSHRYGNANFLASDFVLGIGNRWANRHTGYKLDVYRGERKFVHVDIEPTQIGRIFAPDFGIASDAKAALELFIEVAKELKAAGKLPDRSAWVAETQERKATLQRRTHFDNVPMKPQRVYEEMNKAFGPETRYVTTIGLSQIAGAQMLHVYKPRHWINCGQAGPLGWTIPAALGVATADPESPVVALSGDYDFQFMLEELAVGAQHKIPYVHVLVNNAYLGLIRQAQIGLDINFQVNLEFENINSPELGVYGVDHVKVVEGLGCKAIRVTDPNELGAAFEQAKKLAAEFQVPVVVEAILERITNIAMSKTADISDISEFEELATEPGHAPTAIKPLKV
- a CDS encoding 8-oxoguanine deaminase is translated as MAVQPPPADQRIVIENVAIATVDANDTEYTRGHVVILGNKIESVGDGPAPQWLDNVVRRINGEGHLITPGLVNTHHHFYQWITRGLAQDNILFDWLVALYPTWSRIDDKLVHAAAQGSAAALLKSGCTTASDHHYVFPKDGGDILGAEIEAVQELGMRFTALRGSMDRSKKDGGLPPDHAVEKTEDILIASEAAVDRYHDASFDSMLQIAIAPCSPFSVSTELMREAALLARRKGVRLHTHGSETAEEEQFCKELFGMGPTDYFESTGWLGEDVWMAHCVHMNDSDIAKFAETGTGVAHCPSSNARLAAGIARVPDMLKAGVPVGLGVDGTASNESGELGTELRNALLINRLHGSPKALTARSSLRLGTMGGARVLGRQNEIGSIEVGKLADLALWKIDGIMHSSIADPVAALTLGALPPLSVLFVNGNAVVEKGNLTTVNEDRIALACAKAARELAARG